In the genome of Pseudoliparis swirei isolate HS2019 ecotype Mariana Trench chromosome 3, NWPU_hadal_v1, whole genome shotgun sequence, one region contains:
- the rad51d gene encoding DNA repair protein RAD51 homolog 4, which produces MVVLREGMCPGLDDGLVRGLRAAGIKTVEDVVSSDIEELAQRCSVSYTALFSIRRVLLAQHAAFPVSGADLYEELLSSTAILSTGNPSLDALLDSGLYTGELTELSGGPGSGKSQVCFGVAVHIAHRLKQSAIFIDTTGGLAAGRLLQMLRAETSNEEEQMEALQRIQVFRVFDVFALLDCLHGLRAGRLQQAHGGGSVKAVIVDSVSAVISPLLGGKQNEGMSLMMQVAGVLKTLAKDFNVAALVTNHVTRSGGGEVQPGLGASWGPVPRTRVLLERAEDAADGGHSSIRTATLIKSSRRPCLLREEFDLRRWSRSGDEASSSSGKRTLEETDS; this is translated from the exons ATGGTGGTCTTAAGAGAAGGAATGTGCCCGGGACTGGATGACGGCTTAGTTCGTGGCCTGCGTGCTGCTGGCATTAAAACAG TGGAGGACGTGGTCTCGTCTGACATCGAGGAACTCGCTCAGAGATGCTCGGTGTCATATACG GCTCTGTTCTCCATCCGCCGCGTGCTCCTCGCCCAACACGCCGCGTTCCCCGTGTCGGGCGCCGACCTGTACGAGGAGCTGTTGAGCTCCACGGCCATCCTCTCCACCGGGAACCCCAG CCTGGACGCTCTGCTGGACTCGGGCTTGTACACCGGGGAGCTGACGGAGCTGTCGGGGGGGCCGGGCAGCGGCAAGTCTCAG GTGTGTTTCGGCGTCGCCGTGCACATCGCCCACCGACTCAAGCAGAGCGCCATATTCATCGATACCACCGGGGGGCTCGCCGCCGGCCGCCTGCTGCAGATGCTGCGAGCGGAGACGAGTaacgaggaggagcag atggaggcTCTGCAGAGGATCCAGGTGTTCCGCGTGTTCGACGTCTTCGCGCTGCTCGACTGTCTCCACGGCCTCCGCGCCGGCCGGCTGCAGCAG GCGCACGGCGGCGGCTCCGTCAAGGCGGTGATCGTGGACTCGGTGTCGGCGgttatctctcctctcctgggaGGAAAACAGAATGAAG GCATgtccctgatgatgcaggtggCGGGAGTCCTGAAGACGCTGGCGAAGGACTTCAACGTGGCGGCGCTG GTCACGAACCACGTCAcgaggagcggcggcggcgaggtgcAGCCGGGCCTCGGCGCGTCGTGGGGTCCCGTCCCCAGGACCCGGGTCCTGCTGGAGCGAGCGGAGGACGCAGCGGACGGCGGCCACTCCAGCATCCGCACGGCGACGCTGATCAAGTCCTCGAGACGG CCGTGTCTCCTCAGAGAGGAGTTTGACCTCCGCCGGTGGAGTCGCTCGGGGGACGAAGCGTCCTCGTCTTCGGGGAAGAGGACGCTGGAGGAGACGGATTCCTGA